GGGACATCTGGGGTTATATTTCCTTGGGCTATTTCAAGCAAAATACCATTGCCGGTGAAGTTGGCTCTTCCACCATGCCACATAAAGTCAACCCGATTGATTTTGAAAATTCAGAAGGTAACTTAGGTATTGCCAATGCCTTGTTTGCTTTTTTGGCAGAAAAATTACCGGTATCAAGGTGGCAACGTGATTTAACTGATTCTACCGTACTGAGAAATATCGGTGTCGGCATCGCTCACACCAGTATCGCCATACAAGCCAGTTTAAAGGGTATTTCCAAATTACAGATTAATGCAGATGCGATTGAAGCAGATCTAAATGCTAACTGGGAAGTGCTGGCAGAACCCATACAAACGGTAATGCGTCGTTATGGTATCGAAAAACCCTACGAGAAACTCAAAGAGCTAACCCGTGGCCAGCGCATTACACCGGAACAACTACAGGCATTTATTGAAACACTGGAAATTCCGGCTGACGCCAAAGCTGATTTGCTGAAATTAACACCGCGTAATTACACGGGTTATGCTGAAAAACTGGCTAAGGATATTTAAGGTCATATTGAATAAATAGGTAGAGACGCGAGCATCGCGTCTCTACCGTATTATTAATTAAACGACTTACCTGGTGTAGGTGGCAAAACGGGCATTGTTTGCTTGGGAAACTCACCTGTCAAACCATTAAGAAAGGCGACAATGTCGGCAATCTCTTCTTTGGACAAATCTTTATCCAACTGCGTTTTTCCCATGACCGTTACTGCTTCATCAAGAGTTTTTGCCGCCCCATTATGAAAATAAGGTGCCGTCAAAGCGATATTGCGCAAGGTAGGCACCTTCCACAAATGTTCATCGTCTGCTTTTTTGGTCACTTCGGCTAAACCTTTATCATCTTTGAAATGGTACTTGGCAGCATAAAAGCTATTGCTATGTACAGGAAATTTCTGGAACATCCCAGGACCATTGAATGCCGGGCCACTATGACAACTGGTACAACCTAGTTCAGCAACCTTGTTCATACCGCGCACTTGTTGCTCGGTTAACGCTGATTTATCACCGGAAACGTATTTATCATAAGGGCTATTGGGCGTAATCAAGGTTCTTTCATAAGCGGCAATGGCTTTGGTTGCATTGTCTTGAGAAATGGCGTCTTTACCAAAAGCCTGTTCAAAGGCGACCTGATAACCTTCAATAGATTTTAAGCGGACAACGACATCATCCCAGTTTTTCATGCCCATTTCAATAGGATTGGTCACCGGACCTGCGGCTTGCGCTTCAAGAGTCGCCGCTCGTCCATCCCAAAACTGTACGGCATTAAACGCAGAGTTCCATACCGTTGGTGAACTACGACCACCAGTCTGACCATTAACCCCCATAGAGTTAGGTCTGTTATCCTCACCACCCAACATTGTGTTATGGCAAGAAGCACAAGAAACCGTGCCGGTAGAAGACAAGCGAGGGTCATGGTATAACATTTTTCCCAGCTCAACCTTTTCTTCAGTAGTCGGGTTATCAGACGGTGCCGGTGCTACTGTAGGCAATGCTTCCCAAGCCGAAGCCACCGAAATGGAACCTGTTAACGCCAGTGCAATTACCAGCGAACGAATTTTAAACATACTATCCTCCAAATATTATTATAGTTATCATAAATTGCGACAAATCTAGCACTCCACAGCTTATAAGTCGACTAATTACCGTTATATCTTTTTTGAATTGTAAAATAGAACGCCAGCAAGATACAATTAAATCCTGATAGAAACACCCATCACGTTGTTATTAAGTCTTATGTAAAGAGCCACTCTACAAAGATGTTTTACTCAAGCAACTCCCAATAACAGTTAAAGCCACCCTGGTAACCAAATGGATGCATCTTTTAATAGATGCCAGTCCAGTTCAATTTCACGATGATTAATAACAGCTTCCAGCACACAAGCAACAACTATTTCCTGCTCATCTCTAACAAGCCGTGTTACTAAAAAATGCTTCTCTTTATTGGCAGGTTGCACGGCAGTCCACTTGCTTAACAGCAGTTTTTCGGGATTTATTTGCCGGCTTTTCATTTTATTCATGACTGAGTACTTCGGTTAAGGCACTGGAAAGATCGTTGTATTGAAACTTGAAGCCTTCAGCTAACAAGCGCTCTGGCAATACTCGCTGACTGCCTAAAACCAATGCTGACATCTCACCCAACAAAAGCTTTAACAAACACGCCGGAACAGGAAGTAATGCAGGGCGCTTTAAGCCGTCCGCCAAAGCTTTAGTAAATTCACTATTAGTCACCGGATTAGGCGCTGTTGCGTTATACGCACCCTGCATGGATGCATTCGTTATCATTTTATTGGCAATAGCGATCCAGTCCTCCCGATGAATCCAGGACATCCACTGCTGTCCATTGCCTAAGCGCCCACCCAAACCCAGACGAAAAGGCAATAACATGCGTTGCAGTAAACCGCCGCTATCACCAAGTACCAAGCCGGTTCTAATGATGCATACTCTGACACCTAATAGTTCGGCTTTTTTTGCTTCAGCTTCCCAATCCGCACACAGTTGCCCGGAAAAATCGGTATAAGTTGCCGATTGCTCGGTTAATACAGTATCGCCATGCTCACCATAATAACCGATAGCAGAACCACTGATTAATAGTACTGGCTTAACTATCATGGCAGCCATACACGCAACCAGTTGGTTAGTCAGATTGATTCGACTATCACGAATAACCTTTTTGCGAGCATCACT
Above is a window of Methylobacter sp. S3L5C DNA encoding:
- a CDS encoding cytochrome-c peroxidase — translated: MFKIRSLVIALALTGSISVASAWEALPTVAPAPSDNPTTEEKVELGKMLYHDPRLSSTGTVSCASCHNTMLGGEDNRPNSMGVNGQTGGRSSPTVWNSAFNAVQFWDGRAATLEAQAAGPVTNPIEMGMKNWDDVVVRLKSIEGYQVAFEQAFGKDAISQDNATKAIAAYERTLITPNSPYDKYVSGDKSALTEQQVRGMNKVAELGCTSCHSGPAFNGPGMFQKFPVHSNSFYAAKYHFKDDKGLAEVTKKADDEHLWKVPTLRNIALTAPYFHNGAAKTLDEAVTVMGKTQLDKDLSKEEIADIVAFLNGLTGEFPKQTMPVLPPTPGKSFN
- a CDS encoding TIGR02450 family Trp-rich protein, with translation MNKMKSRQINPEKLLLSKWTAVQPANKEKHFLVTRLVRDEQEIVVACVLEAVINHREIELDWHLLKDASIWLPGWL
- a CDS encoding TIGR01777 family oxidoreductase translates to MNILITGGTGFIGRALAQNLAKQGYEVTVLSRNPDTVEKICGHGIKALDSLDKLKPEDTYPVIINLAGAPIFDVRWSDARKKVIRDSRINLTNQLVACMAAMIVKPVLLISGSAIGYYGEHGDTVLTEQSATYTDFSGQLCADWEAEAKKAELLGVRVCIIRTGLVLGDSGGLLQRMLLPFRLGLGGRLGNGQQWMSWIHREDWIAIANKMITNASMQGAYNATAPNPVTNSEFTKALADGLKRPALLPVPACLLKLLLGEMSALVLGSQRVLPERLLAEGFKFQYNDLSSALTEVLSHE